In the genome of Arthrobacter sp. PAMC25284, the window CCGCGTAGGACTTGGCGTCATTCATGCGGCCACGCATGTACGGGTCAACGGAGAGAAAGAGGTTTCGGATCAGGACCTGGCCCGCCTGCAGCTCGGGAAGCTCGGATGACGCGAGACGGAAGTCCGCCGGAACGGGGCGGCCGACCGGCCGGGCTGCGAGCTGGATCTCCTGCGTGGTGCTGGGAACGATCGTGGTTTCGGTCGCGGTGCTCATGCGGCAAACTCCAGGATTTTGATGTCGACGGTCATGTTGCCTCGGGTGGCATTGGAATACGGGCAGATCTGGTGGGCTTTGGCCACGAGCGCTTCCGCGGTCTGCGCGTCCACGGCCGGCAGTGCGATCTCGAGTTCGGCGGCCAGTCCGTAGCCGGCACCGTCTTCGAGGGCGCCGAAGTGGATCTTGGCGGCGACGGCGGAATCAGTCAGGTCAGCCTTTTCCCTGCGGCCCACGAGCCGCAGGGCTGAATGGAAGCAGGCGGCATAGCCGGCAGCGAAGAGCTGCTCGGGGTTGGTGCCCGCGCCGTCGCCGCCCAGCTCCACGGGGCTGGCGAGGGCGACGTCGAGCTTGCCGTCGCTGGTGCGGGCATTTCCGTCCCGGCCATCGCCCGAGGCGAGCGCCTCGGCGGTATAGAGAGTCTTCATACGGAGTCCGATCTGGTCAGTGGAATCATGCGAAATCTGTAGGCACGGCAAAGCACGCGGCGCGTGCGGGCCGGCGTCTAGCGGGAGGACTGCAGTGCGGCGGCGAGCCGGTTGAGGGTGTCGCGCAGTTGGTCGAGTTCGGCGGTGGATAATCCGGCGGCCTCCGCCAGCCGCTGCGGGACGCCGGCGGCTTTGGCACTCAGTGCGGCGCCGGCGTCCGTGAGGAAGACCTCGACGCGGCGCTCATCTGCCGCGGACCGCCGCCGCTCCACGAGACCGAGGGCTTCGAGCCGCTTGAGCAGCGGCGAGAGCGTCCCAGAGTCCAGGGCGAGCTCCTCCCCCAGCTCGCGAACGCTGCGGGGCTGTTCCTCCCAGAGCACCAACATCACAAGGTACTGCGGGTAGGTCAGGCCCAGCTCCTCGAGCATCGGGCGGTACGCCGCGGTCGTGGCGCGGGTCGCCGAGTACATGGCGAAGCACACCTGGCGGTTGAGGCGCGGTGCGTCGAGCGGACCGGCACCAGATCCGGACGTCGCGGGCTGCTGGGCTTCGTTCATGACATAAACATAGCCAACAATTCAATTGTGCACAACTCAACTGAAGGGAGAGCGGGGAAACGCCCGGGCCGGAGCCCGGGCGTCTGCGGCCTAACCCGCCAGGACGTCCCGCAGGGTTGTGGCGGACCGCCCCGTGATGGCCTCGACGTCGTTGCTAACGGCGGCGAGCTCCCCCGCGGCGAAGGCAGTGTATGTGGAGACCCACGATCAATCCGCCATTCCTGGGCCCCCGACTGCTGCCGGGAGCTGCAGGCCTCGTCGAGGGTCGCATTGTGGAACGTGATCTCCCTGCCCGTGCGACGGACAGGGCCCGGGCGGCGCCGGTCATGTGTAGTCCATCCCGGACAACTTGATGTGCTCCTCGGTCACATAGTGGTCCCGGCCCAGCGTGAACGTCGACTCCGGCGACGCGTCGATGAAGGAGGTGTAGACCACATGGGGGACGCCGGACGCAGCGGCGGATTCGATAAAGGTGCGGTGCTGGTCGAAGCGCTCGGGGCCTTCGGGAGCGGATACCATCAACAGCACTTCGACGCCCTCGAGCGCGGCTCCGGAAGCGTCCACATCTGTGTCGGCAAACCGGCAGGCCGTTGCGTCGGGGAAGACCTTCGACAACGGCTTGGGACGGTTCGCCCCGCCGCATCCGGATGCTCTCGACCCGAACAAGACCGAAGCAATCACGCGGCTCCTCAAGGCCGTAGTCGCTTCGGTGGCCTGAGCACCCGCCGAAGCGGTCCCACACACGGCGTTCCCGGCGGAATCCCAGCGGACGCTGGCACGATGGAGGCATGACTCCTGCTCACGGTTCTTCCGGCTTCTTCCGACGTCCCCAGCCCACTAAAACCAAAGCCGGTCAAGAATCGGTGTGGGACTACCCGCGGCCGCCAAGGGTCGAGCCACGTTCAGAACGCGTCATTGTGCGGCTTGGCGGGCAGATAATTGCCGACACCACTGATGCATTGCGCGTCCTGGAGACGAGCCATCCGCCTGTCTACTACTTGCCATTGGACGCATTCCCTGCCGGTGTCCTCGTCCCGGTCCAGGGCACGAGTTTCTGCGAGTTCAAGGGGGAAGCGCACTACTTCGACGTCGCTGCGGGCGGAGTCATCGCTCCCCGCGCCGGGTGGACCTACCCGGAGCCCACCCGGGGCTTCGAGGCACTCTGTACCCGTGTGGCCCTCTACCCGGGACACATGGACTCCTGCGAAATCAACGGCGAGCAGGTGACCTTCCAGGAGGGTGACTTCTACGGCGGCTGGATCACGAGGCAGATCGTCGGCCCGTTCAAAGGCGGCCCCGGCACTGCCGGGTGGTGAGCGCATCGCTCCCGCACGCCCAGATCGAACCCGGCTGCTCCCCGGCAAAGTCGCCGGCGCTGTGCCCGCCGGCTAGAGGTCGCGGATTGTCCGGAGCGCCGCGGCCGTGAGCACCTGGATGCCCAGGCCCAGGGCCCGCTCATCCACGATGTAATCGCCACGGTGAAGGTCGTACTCTTCGCCGCCCGGCGTCTTGGTGCCCAGGCGCATCATGGCGCCGGGAACGTCCGCCAGGAACCAGGCGAAGTCTTCGCCGCCCATGGACTGTGGTGTCAGGACGACGGCCCCCTCACCGATCTCGGCACGCGCCGCGGCCTCGATCAGGGCCGTTTCGTGCTCGGAGTTCACCACGGGCGGCACGCCGCGGGTGTGTTCCAGATGGACGTCGACTCCGTACGGCGCCGCGACCTGCCGGACCACATCGTCCAGCAGTTCGCCGGCGCCGTGCCAGGCGTCGCGGTCCAGGCACCGCATGGTGCCGGCCATGTAACCGGTGCCGGGGATGGCGTTCGGGGCGGAACCGGCGGAGATCTGTCCCCAGACGACGGAGACGCCGCTGCGGACATCGACCCGGCGGGAGAGCACGGCCGGGACATTCACCGCGATCTGGGCCAGTGCAAACACCAGATCCTCGGTCAGGTGCGGGCGGGACGTGTGGCCGCCGCGGCCGGAGAGTTCAATCTTGATAGTGTCCGAGGCCGAAGTGATGGCACCGATCCGGGTGCCGATTTTGCCGATCTCGATCCGCGGATCACAGTGCAGCGCCAGGATGCGCGGCACCCCCTCCAGCACGCCCTGTTCAATGCAGGCGTGCGCGCCGCCGGGCATGGTTTCCTCGGCGGGCTGGAAGATGATCCGGACCGATCCGCCCAGCGGCGATTGCTCGTGCATCCGCTGCAGGATCAAAGCGATCCCCAGCATCGTGGTGGTGTGGACATCATGCCCGCAGGCGTGCGTTACACCGTGGTTTTTCGAGGCGAACGGCAGCCCGGTGTCCTCGATGATCGGCAGGGCGTCGATGTCGCCGCGCAAGGCGGTCGCGATAGGGCCCTTCGCCGATATCGACGCTGAGTCCAGTGCCTTCGAGCCGGCGGGGCGCGAGCCCGGCCGCTTCGAGCCGCTGCGCAAGCTTCTCCGTGGTCCGGAACTCCTTGAAGGACAACTCCGGGTGCGCGTGGAGGTCGCGGCGGAACGCGATCAGCTCCGGCAGGAGGGGCTCCAGCCATGGCCCCACCAGTGTGGTGGGCTCAGCTTCAGTAGTGTAGTTGCGCACGGAACAACTCTATCGAGGGTGCACCGATTAAAGGCATCGGCTACAGCGGGTTACGGATTCCCTGCGGCGCGGAGCCTCCGCAGCGTCAGCCACGGCGGCAGAACCGCTAGAGAACGTCGGCGTCGCCCCTGGCCTTGAGGGCATCCACAGCCTGTTTGACCCGCTGCGAATGCGCCTTCGTGGTGACCAGGAGGGCATCGGGAGTGTCGACAATAACGACGTCCTTGATCCCAATCAGGGCGATCACCCGCTTGGTATCGGAAACGACAACGCCGCTGGCGTTCTCGGTGAAGACGCGGGCACCCTCGCCGAGGACCGTGACGTCGTCGACTTCCCGGGCGCTGTTGAGCCGGCCGACGGAGGCGAAGTCTCCGACGTCGTCCCAGCCGAAGATGCCCGGCACGACGGCGACGTCCCCGGCCGCCGCGGCGGGTTCGGCGACGGCATAGTCGATGGCGATCTTGGGCAGCGTGGGCCATATCCGGTCCTTGACCTCGTCCCGTTGCGGAGTGTCCCAGGCCCGGGCGATTTCCTGCAGCCCGGCGAAAAGCACTGGCTGGTTGGCTTCGAGGTGCTTGAGCATCAGCGCGACGGGCGCCACGAACATCCCGGCGTTCCAGACGTATTCGCCGCTGTCCACGTACTGCTGGGCAACGTCCTCGCTGGGCTTCTCCACGAACTCCACAACGGACTGCGCGCTCGGCGCACCGGGGATGTTAAGGGTGGCGCCGGAACGGATATAACCGAACCCGGTGGAAGGGTGGGTTGGTTTGATGCCGATGGTGACGATTTTTCCGGCGGCCGCGGTGTGGATGGCCTCACGGACGGCGTCCTGGAACAGATCTTCCGGGCTGATCACCTGGTCCGCGGCGAAGGAGCCCATGATGGTGTCCGGATCCCGCTCGTGCAGGATGGCCGCGGCCAGGCCAATTGCCGCTCCGGAGTCCTTCGGCTCGCTCTCCAGCACCAGATCGGAATCCTTGATCTCGGGCAGTTGGCTGCAGACCGCCGCGCGGTGCGCAACGCCGGTGACGACCAGCATGTGCGTTCCCGCGAGGGGATGCAGGCGGTCATAGGTGGCGCGCAACAGCGTACTGCCGGACCCCGTGAGGTCATGGAGGAACTTGGGGGCTGCTGCCCGTGACAGCGGCCAGAGCCGGGTCCCCACACCGCCCGCTGGAATGACCGCGATGAAGCGGTCCAGCGGTGAATCCTGGTTTGTCACTTTGTCTGTAGTCATCACCGCCACTTTAGCTGACGCCGGTGACTCCGCAGGGTAAAGCACCCCGCCGCACCCACGGGGCCGTCCGCGAATGTGTCCTTCGTCTCACTTTGGCGCAAAACCGCGCCGGAGGACGTCCCCGGCGGAGCGCCAAATTGAATATGCTGTGAGCGGAGCCTAGATTTAGGCTTGAGCTTACGAGTGCTCTCGCAGCAGGCGTTTCCCCCGCGTGGTCCCATGCCAGCGCCGCTGTGTCGCAGGGAGGTTTATTCAGTGCCGACAAAACCAGCTGGCACCTTGTACCGCGGCCGTGAAGGCATGTGGTCCTGGGTTGGACACCGCATTACCGGTGTAGTGATTTTTTTCTTCTTGTTGGTCCATGTGCTGGACACCTCATTGGTGCGTGTCTCTCCGGAGGCGTACAACGCCGTGATCGGTTCCTACAAGAACCCCCTGATGGCCCTGGGTGAAACGGGCCTTGTTGCCGCGATCGTATTTCACGCCTTCAACGGCCTGCGGATCATCGCCGTCGACTTCTGGAAAAAGGGCGCGAAGTACCAGCGCCAGATGCTCTGGGCGGTCCTGGCTCTCTGGGTCGTCGTGATGGTGGGCTTCTCCATTCGCCACCTTTCCCTCGCCTTTGGAGGTCACTAAACCATGACTGCTTCTCAGATCCAGTCCCCGCGCTCTGGAAAGATCCAGCCGCAGTACCGCCGCAGCGGTTCGTCCAGGGGCAACTTCGAAATGCTGGCATGGCTGTTCATGCGGCTCTCGGGCGTCGTCCTGGTTGTCCTGATTTTCGGCCACCTGTTCGTCAACCTCCTGGTCGGCGAGGGCATCAAGGCCATCGACTTCGGCTTCGTGGCCGGTAAGTGGGCCGATCCGTTCTGGCAGATCTGGGACCTTGCCATGCTGTGGCTCGCCATGCTGCACGGGACTAACGGCGTCCGTACCATCATCAATGACTACGCGGAGAAAGACTCCACCCGTCTGGCGCTGAAGGTCGTGCTCTACGCGGCAACCACGGTCATCATCGTCCTGGGCACCCTTGTGATCTTCACGTTTGATCCGTGCCCGGTCGTGAACGGCGTCCAGTTGCCCGGCGGCTTCTGCCCCGCGTCCTGACGGGCGCCACCGCCGCGGACCGCTGCCTCGGCAGCAGTTGACGGTCCGCCGCGGCCCTGCTCCCTTTGCCCGCTGCGGGCCGGGAACAATCACGAGACTTCACCGCACCGGCTCCGCCGGCGGTGTTAGACAGAGAATTTTGAGAGAAAGAGCGTCTGGTATGCAGGTCCATAAGTACGACGTCGTCATCGTCGGTGCCGGTGGCGCCGGGATGCGCGCGGCGATCGAATCCGGTCAACGCGCCCGAACAGCAGTACTGACCAAGCTTTACCCCACCCGCTCCCACACCGGCGCGGCCCAGGGCGGCATGTGCGCGGCACTGGCCAACGTCGAAGAAGACAACTGGGAGTGGCACACCTTCGACACGATCAAGGGCGGCGACTACCTGGTGGACCAGGACGCGGCCGAGGTCATGGCGAAGGAAGCGATCGACGCCGTCCTGGACCTGGAAAAGATGGGCCTGCCGTTCAACCGCACGCCCGAGGGCCGCATCGATCAGCGCCGCTTTGGCGGGCACACCCGCGACCATGGCAAGGCTCCCGTCCGCCGCGCCTGCTACGCCGCCGACCGCACCGGCCACATGATCCTGCAGACGCTCTACCAGAACTGCGTGAAGCACAACGTGGAGTTCTACAACGAGTACTACGTCCTGGACCTGCTGACGGTCGAGGAAGAGGCCCTCCGTGAGGACGGCACGTCGTACATCCAGAAGCGCGTTGCCGGTGTTGTGTCCTATGACCTCGCTTCCGGCGAACTGCACGTCTTCCAGGCCAAGTCCGTGATTTTTGCCTCCGGCGGTGCCGGCAAGGTCTTCAAAACCACTTCCAACGCCCACACCCTCACCGGTGACGGCATGGGCATCGCGTTCCGCCGCGGCATCCCGCTGGAAGACATGGAGTTCTTCCAGTTCCACCCGACAGGCCTCGCCGGCTTGGGCATCCTGCTCTCCGAGGCCGCCCGCGGCGAGGGCGCGATCCTGCGCAACTCCGAGGGTGAGCGCTTTATGGAGCGCTACGCCCCCACCATCAAGGACCTCGCCCCGCGCGATATCGTGGCCCGTTCCATGGCCAACGAAGTCCGCGAGGGACGCGGTTGCGGCCCGAACAAGGACTATGTCCTCCTGGACCTGACGCACCTTGAACCGGCCCACATCGACGCGAAACTCCCGGATATCACCGAATTCGCCCGCACCTACCTGGGGGTGGAACCGTACACCGAGCCGGTGCCGGTTTTCCCGACGGCGCACTACGCCATGGGCGGCATCCCCACCAACATCACCACCGAGGTCCTGCAGGACAACAACACCGTGGTCCCTGGCCTCTATGCCGCCGGCGAGGTGGCGTGCGTGTCAGTGCACGGCTCCAACCGGCTCGGCACCAACTCGCTGCTGGACATCAATGTCTTCGGCAAGCGGGCCGGCATCGCCGCGGCCGAGTACGCCAAGACGGCGGACTTCGTGGAACTCCCGGAAGATCCGGAGGCCTATACGCTGAACCTGCTCGAGCACGTCCGGACGTCGGCCGGGACCGAGAAGGTCGCCGCGATCCGCAAGGAACTCCAGGACACCATGGATGCGAACATGCAGGTGTTCCGGACCGCGGACACCCTGAACCAGGTCCTGAAGGACATCGAGTCCTTCGAGGAGCGGTACCAGCGGATCAGCGTCCAGGACAAGGGCAAGCGGTTCAACCTGGACCTGCTCGAGGCCGTGGAACTTGGCTTCCTGCTGGAACTGGCGAAAGTCATGACCGTCGCGGCGCTCTACCGTGAGGAATCCCGTGGCGGGCACTTCCGCGAGGACTTCCCGGACCGTAACGACGAGAAGTTCATGAAGCACTCCATGGTGTACAAGGCAGACAGCGCACCGGCCGCCGGCGCATCGGAAACTGCCGAACTCGCACCCGGCATCCGGATCGGCAGCAAACCGGTTGTCTTTACCCGTTACGAGCCGATGGTGAGGAAGTACTAGAAATGACCGCTGAACTCGCTGAACCAGCCTCCAAGATTGAACTCCCCGCGCACATCGGCGGCGGCGGCGAAATCCCCACGTTCGACGTCACCCTCCGGGTGCGCCGGTACAACCCCGAGGTTTCCGACGACGCCACCTGGGAAGATTTCCAGGTCACCATGTACGGGACCGACCGGGTGCTCGATGCCCTGCACAAGATCAAGTGGGAAACCGACGGCAGCCTGTCGTTCCGCCGCTCCTGCGCCCACGGCGTGTGCGGTTCCGACGCGATGCGCATCAACGGCCGCAACCGGCTGGCCTGCAAGACCCTGCTGAAGGACCTGGACACGACCAAGCCCATCACGGTCGAGCCCATCAAGGGCCTGCCGGTGGAAAAAGACCTGATTGTGGACATGGAGCCGTTCTTCCAGTCCTTCCGTGAGGTTATGCCGTTCCTGATCAACAAGGGCCATGAGCCCACGAAGGAACGTCTCCAGTCGGCGGAGGAACGTGAACGCTTCGACGACACCACCAAGTGCATCCTGTGCGCCGCGTGCACCTCCTCCTGCCCGGTGTTCTGGACCGATGGCCAGTACTTCGGCCCGGCCGCCATCGTGAACGCGCACCGCTTCATCTTCGATTCCCGGGATGACGCCGGCGACATGCGCCTGGAGATCCTCAACGACAAGGAAGGCGTGTGGCGCTGCCGCACCACCTTCAACTGCACCGAGGCATGCCCCCGCGGCATCCAGGTCACGCAGGCGATCGCCGAGGTTAAGCAGGCCATCCTGTCCCGCAAGATCTAGCGGCCGCTCTTACGCGACAGTCGACGACGGCGCCATTTCCCACCAGGGACCCCACAACACTGGGTCCCCCTGCCCAAGCTTGTGCGAGGGTAGGACTGTGGGGGATGGCGCCGTCGCCGTATCCGCACCACTGATCCCTCCGGCGAAAGGCCCGCAGTGACCCGCTCCGAAAAAGTCTCGTTCCACGGATCCACCGGAGAGCTGCTCTCCGGCATCGTCGACGTGCCCGCGGGGCCCGGTGAAAGGCTGGGGCCTCTTTTCCCACGGCTTCACCCTCGGCAAAGACAGCCCCGCAGCCTCGCGCATGTGCAAAGCGCTGGCGGACAGCGGCGTGGGCATGCTCCGCTTCGATAACCTGGGCCTCGGCGAGTCCGGCGGCATGTGGGCGGAGGGATCCTTCAGCCACAAGGTCGCCGACACCGTCGCCGCGGCCGAGTTCATGCGCGCCTCCGGCCGCGAGGTTTCCCTGCTCGTGGGCCACTCCTTCGGCGGTTCAGCCGTGTTGTCGGCGGCCAGCCAAATTCCGGGAATCGACGCCGTCGCGACCGTCGGCGCACCGTTTTCACCGAATCATGTGGCGCATGTCTTTGACGCCGCCCTGGAGACGATCCGCCGCGACGGCAGCGCCGAAGTGGACCTCGGCGGCAAGGTCGTGGAGATCCGCCGGCACTTCGTGGAGGATCTGCGCGCAGCGGACCTCACCGACTGCATCAGGCGCCTGCACATGCCCCTGCTGGTGCTGCACTCCCCCACCGACAACACGGTAGGGATTGAGAATGCCAGCAGCATCTTCCAGACGGCACGGCACCCGCGCAGCTTTGTCTCGCTCGAGGGCAGCGACCACCTGCTGACGGGCAAGGGCCAGGCCGCACGCGCCGCGAAGATTATTTCGGCGTGGGCCGACCAGTACCTCGACGCCGGAGCATAGCACCCGGGGACCGCGGGTGCTCCACCGGGGTCTTACCAGGCTGGACCTGACGGGCGCCCCAGCCGGTGGTGGTCGCCGTCCCCGGGGTCTTCAGATCCGCTTCCCGGAGAACGGACCACGAGGCGGCGAAAAGGTAGACCTGGCTGACGAGGTTGAACCAGATCAACAAGCCGATGATAATGGCGAACGGCGCCAGGATGGGATTGCGCCCGGCCCCGGCAAGCAGCTCAGTGCTGAACACCTGCAGCACTGTGGTGCCGATCCCGGCCAGGATGGTACCTTGCAGCAGCGCCTGGCGGCCGAGCTGCAATCCGCCGGCGAGCCGGAACAGGATCACCGCCGTCACCCAGTTAAGCAGTAAGGGGACGGCGATCTTGATCAGCCCGGCGATCGGCCCGGCCACCCGAGGATCCAGTTGAAGCAAGTCCATGAGCCACCCGGCGGCTGTGCCGAAGACCAGCGAGGCGCCCGAGCTGATGACCAGCGCCAGGCCCCAGCAGCAGCAGCGTGCCGACATCAAAGAGTTTGCTCAACACCGGATTGCGCTTGAGCGGGGCGAGCATGGCTACGCCGCGAAAGCCCTGCCGGATGCCGTTGATCCAGCCTAGCGACGTCACCACCGTCACGACGGCGGCTATCGCCGCC includes:
- a CDS encoding organic hydroperoxide resistance protein, which codes for MKTLYTAEALASGDGRDGNARTSDGKLDVALASPVELGGDGAGTNPEQLFAAGYAACFHSALRLVGRREKADLTDSAVAAKIHFGALEDGAGYGLAAELEIALPAVDAQTAEALVAKAHQICPYSNATRGNMTVDIKILEFAA
- a CDS encoding MarR family winged helix-turn-helix transcriptional regulator, translated to MNEAQQPATSGSGAGPLDAPRLNRQVCFAMYSATRATTAAYRPMLEELGLTYPQYLVMLVLWEEQPRSVRELGEELALDSGTLSPLLKRLEALGLVERRRSAADERRVEVFLTDAGAALSAKAAGVPQRLAEAAGLSTAELDQLRDTLNRLAAALQSSR
- a CDS encoding DUF427 domain-containing protein, with the protein product MTPAHGSSGFFRRPQPTKTKAGQESVWDYPRPPRVEPRSERVIVRLGGQIIADTTDALRVLETSHPPVYYLPLDAFPAGVLVPVQGTSFCEFKGEAHYFDVAAGGVIAPRAGWTYPEPTRGFEALCTRVALYPGHMDSCEINGEQVTFQEGDFYGGWITRQIVGPFKGGPGTAGW
- a CDS encoding mannose-1-phosphate guanylyltransferase, producing the protein MTTDKVTNQDSPLDRFIAVIPAGGVGTRLWPLSRAAAPKFLHDLTGSGSTLLRATYDRLHPLAGTHMLVVTGVAHRAAVCSQLPEIKDSDLVLESEPKDSGAAIGLAAAILHERDPDTIMGSFAADQVISPEDLFQDAVREAIHTAAAGKIVTIGIKPTHPSTGFGYIRSGATLNIPGAPSAQSVVEFVEKPSEDVAQQYVDSGEYVWNAGMFVAPVALMLKHLEANQPVLFAGLQEIARAWDTPQRDEVKDRIWPTLPKIAIDYAVAEPAAAAGDVAVVPGIFGWDDVGDFASVGRLNSAREVDDVTVLGEGARVFTENASGVVVSDTKRVIALIGIKDVVIVDTPDALLVTTKAHSQRVKQAVDALKARGDADVL
- the sdhC gene encoding succinate dehydrogenase, cytochrome b556 subunit; protein product: MWSWVGHRITGVVIFFFLLVHVLDTSLVRVSPEAYNAVIGSYKNPLMALGETGLVAAIVFHAFNGLRIIAVDFWKKGAKYQRQMLWAVLALWVVVMVGFSIRHLSLAFGGH
- a CDS encoding succinate dehydrogenase hydrophobic membrane anchor subunit, with the protein product MTASQIQSPRSGKIQPQYRRSGSSRGNFEMLAWLFMRLSGVVLVVLIFGHLFVNLLVGEGIKAIDFGFVAGKWADPFWQIWDLAMLWLAMLHGTNGVRTIINDYAEKDSTRLALKVVLYAATTVIIVLGTLVIFTFDPCPVVNGVQLPGGFCPAS
- the sdhA gene encoding succinate dehydrogenase flavoprotein subunit; amino-acid sequence: MQVHKYDVVIVGAGGAGMRAAIESGQRARTAVLTKLYPTRSHTGAAQGGMCAALANVEEDNWEWHTFDTIKGGDYLVDQDAAEVMAKEAIDAVLDLEKMGLPFNRTPEGRIDQRRFGGHTRDHGKAPVRRACYAADRTGHMILQTLYQNCVKHNVEFYNEYYVLDLLTVEEEALREDGTSYIQKRVAGVVSYDLASGELHVFQAKSVIFASGGAGKVFKTTSNAHTLTGDGMGIAFRRGIPLEDMEFFQFHPTGLAGLGILLSEAARGEGAILRNSEGERFMERYAPTIKDLAPRDIVARSMANEVREGRGCGPNKDYVLLDLTHLEPAHIDAKLPDITEFARTYLGVEPYTEPVPVFPTAHYAMGGIPTNITTEVLQDNNTVVPGLYAAGEVACVSVHGSNRLGTNSLLDINVFGKRAGIAAAEYAKTADFVELPEDPEAYTLNLLEHVRTSAGTEKVAAIRKELQDTMDANMQVFRTADTLNQVLKDIESFEERYQRISVQDKGKRFNLDLLEAVELGFLLELAKVMTVAALYREESRGGHFREDFPDRNDEKFMKHSMVYKADSAPAAGASETAELAPGIRIGSKPVVFTRYEPMVRKY
- a CDS encoding succinate dehydrogenase iron-sulfur subunit, translated to MTAELAEPASKIELPAHIGGGGEIPTFDVTLRVRRYNPEVSDDATWEDFQVTMYGTDRVLDALHKIKWETDGSLSFRRSCAHGVCGSDAMRINGRNRLACKTLLKDLDTTKPITVEPIKGLPVEKDLIVDMEPFFQSFREVMPFLINKGHEPTKERLQSAEERERFDDTTKCILCAACTSSCPVFWTDGQYFGPAAIVNAHRFIFDSRDDAGDMRLEILNDKEGVWRCRTTFNCTEACPRGIQVTQAIAEVKQAILSRKI